A region of the Arachis hypogaea cultivar Tifrunner chromosome 15, arahy.Tifrunner.gnm2.J5K5, whole genome shotgun sequence genome:
ggttattggctcaccactataaatacactgacacccctcaggtatctctaagtcccaatactctctagacctgcttactcccttgctaacttaggcatcggagtgtctttacaggtaccaccccccattcactcgtattcacaagtcggacggaggcccagGAACGTGATTTCCTTCGAAGGCTTCCCTCTTCAGACGATTGGGACAGCCGTAGCGAGTCCATCCtgttaatctccggttacccatcgtaacaggtACATTGCCCTAATTTTCATatcatttcataattttttatttttttagaaaataaattttatttacatttaaaaaataaaaataatgtttgtttattttctgttttaattttttaagattataaataaaaaaattaaaaaaagagcgCATCCGACACACACAAAATTTTGGGCTTCTTTTTATTTGTATCATTTGGATGTTTCTCAGACAGAAAGAGACAGACCTGCTTTTGAATTTGTGACATTGGTTTGAATCATCAAAAACCAGTCTTCGTTCGATGGCAGGGTATGTACCCTACTATGTTTGATCATCAAAATCCATTCTTTTATCCGCACATCGTTTCGTAGCAATACTATGTGAACTGAGAGAGAttatttttccactttcattCTATATTAGAAGTGGGGTTACCTTGTTCATGTGGAAAATTATACCTTTTTTGCGGCTTGGTGAGATTTCTTAGTTGTGTTGGTCGTCTTGGCGATTTTCTGTTCATTGATTGAAAGAAAAGTGAACGGATTTAATGGGATTAGTTAGTTTTATGGGCAAAATGACttccttttttctattttttttttttgggataaaaTTTTTTACTTGGAGTTCGTTTCCACTTTGTTGACTGTTCTATGATCGAAAGATAAATGGATGATCATGAAAGCTACTGAAAGTTGGGGTTTCTATTTCTTGTATTATTTTTACCCATTTGATAATATGCATTTATGGTAGTGTGTGCCATAAGAATTAGTTCTTACAATTTTTGAGTTTCACATTGTTTTTCTTGCTTTATTATCTTTGTcagttttgacttttgagttcACTTAATAACGTAATGAGTGGCAATTTTGTGTATGTGTATGTGTGAGCTTTGTGTTCGTATGTTTGTTCCAAGTTCTGAAATTTATTAGGTTGCTTAAAATTGGTACAATGAACATATGCATTTCTTGATAAGTATCAGTTCCTTTTTTGGTGGTGAGGTGATCATAGATTGCATTGTTTCTTTCTCTATGTTACCAAGCCATCTTTGTAGAAAAATAAGAGGAGTCTGGTGATTGGGACTTTTATGACTCATTGTTTTATCTATTTTGCTATTCCTTTGCCATAGAGGACTCATGATCATTTTGATTTATTGTTTCGTTTTTCTTCGGGATGTTAGAATCTATACATGGTCATAGACTTCTATAACTTTGTGGCTCTTATATTTTTATGCAGAGCATCATGGTTGGTGGACAAAAGCAGAATTGCAACCAAAATCAAGAGTGCTTCAGGAGCTTGTGATCCTAACGAAGTTATTTGGAAAACCAATCCTACCAGGATTTGCCCGAATTGTCATCATCCTATTGACAATAGTGATGTATGTctgacccccccccccccccccttctctcTTTTTAAACTTAATTCTGATTAGATTTCAtgataattgttttttttttctttctatttttatattttggcctttcagaaatataaattttatattttcatgtatttaagTAACATCATTTTGTATGCTAGTTTGTGATCTATTGAGTGGTCTTTGTTACATGGGAATTAATGGTTTCAACTTCAAACTAAACATGATCTGCTTGGAAGTATAATTTCTTTTGTAGAAAATTGCATATTACCAGTTTAAGCGTTGGTTCAAAGGACCGGTATTGCTTGATATTCATGTAAGTGTGAAGATAACTTATCAACTGCATTAAGGGTAATGCCTTCACGTCAAGGTCAAAATTAATGGAATTCCATTGCTTCTCTAAATTTTGCATATGCCAATATGAGTTGAACCTGTTAAATTGGCTTAATCCACCATGCTtttggcacaaaagttggaacatGTTTCAATCACCACTTTGGTACTTctagtattttattttcttcttcatgataAAGTTATATGCCATTCTTCAGAAATATGTTTAGAAAGTTTATTACCAATAAAGTTAAAAGATATTGGTTTGATAGTTCAAACTTAATCCTTTCTATTTCACAAATAATGGCACTTAAAAATTTATAGATGATTTAACATAAACTTCCTGTTGTTAGGTAACTCAAGAGTGGCCTGGCTTACCAAAAGGGGTTAAATTTGATCCGTCAGATCAAGAGATAATCTGGCACTTGCTTGTAAAAGCTGGTGTAGGAAATTTAAAACCTCATCCTTTCATTGATGAGTTTATTACTACCCTTGAAGTGGATGATGGAATTTGTTATACTCATCCTCAACATTTACCTGGTTTGTAGCACATAAGTTTTATTCATAGTTgaattcttatttgattttcaatcaataTGATATGTTGCGATTAAAATTTAGGTGTCAAGCAAGACGGAAGGGCCTCACATTTCTTCCACAGAGCAATAAAGGCTTATAATACCGGCACTCGAAAGCGTCGAAAAGTACATGGTCAGGATGACGTTCGTTGGCACAAGACTGGAAGGACTAAACTGATCACCCTGAACGGGGTTCAAAAGGGTTGCAAAAAAATCATGGTTTTATATACAAATGCGGTGAGAGGAGGAAAGTCAGAGAAAACTAATTGGGTTATGCACCAATATCACCTTGGGACAGAAGAAGATGAAAAGGAAGGAGAATATGttatttctaaagttttttataaAGAAGACCAGGATATACCTGAAGCCGCAGAAAGTAAGAATGCAACAGTTGCGAAAGTAGATCCAGTCACTCCCAAATCCACGACTCCTGAGCCTCCTCGTAATGAAAGGCAAGATTCAGATCTAGGCCTGGATCTAGACCTAGGGCAAGAAGCACTTGCTTTTCCTGAGGTAAAACCTTCAATGTTTTCCTGCTATTGAATATCAGAATCTGTTTTCTGTTATCATTTTGCTGTGATCATTTTCATATTGcgtgttttttcttttgttattggaGCGAGATCTGTCAGAAAATGGATGCAActttataatattcttttgtttctttggggaaaagaaaagggggggggggatgATGGATTTGTTGGAAGTACTTCTTTTCATTTATAAAGTTCGAAACCTATTTTCTCAAAGTAAATATCGATGATTCTACctgctaaaagaatcaccattaGTTCTGCATTAGATACTTCTTGTCTTAGCTGTTTTTCTGTCTCAAGTTATTATTGCTTGCCATTGAAGTCTTTTATGATAGTTGTACAATTTATATGAAAGTAGAAATAAAGCGAAAGCCTAAAATTGATTTGTTGTATTCCACTTTTAAGTAGTCTTTGTCCCTTGATTCATCTTGTGATGTTAGTTTGATTAAGAAAGGAAGCTTTTTGCTTAACTCTACATCTCATTGAACTCTCGTGCTTGAAATTCTGAATACTGAACAGTTATTTTGCAATCATATCTtgcctccttttttgccttttccCAGAAACTGCCCTAAGCATATAATCTTGACATATAATTTGATGATATAGTTCTGTGGAATCTGAAAATTGCACTAACAGAAGTTGATTATTCCCGttctatgtttctttttttttttaaaaaaaaaaattataccctTAGATGGATTGCTTAGATGAAATTCAAGCTGACTGTGAAGAATCTGCGAAAGCTAATCCACCAGTACTGGAGACACAAGAAAATGAAGGGATGGACAACAAGGAAACTAATGCTTATGAAGGACAACTGTGGTGGGATAGTGATTCACAGAATCTATTAGATTCACAACAACTCGTTGAAGCATTAACTCTCTGCGAAGATATATTTCACAGCCAATCTTCCAACAAAGACGATGAAAATGATAAGAACCAAACCGGTCTATCTGTGTATGCTCATCTAGGACCAGAGCATCTGAAGAAGGATATTGAGGAGTGTCAAAAGCTTGCTCCTGCAGGACCAGAGCATCAGAAGGATATTGAAGACGGCCAAAATCTTGACATCGACCTTGCAAATATAGAGCGGGATACTCCTCCTGAGCATCGACTAAGTCAGCTGGTATCtccatgttcttgatgattttgcATTACAATGAATGAATTCATTTAAATCACCATTACTAATTACTAGAATGCTTCAAATTAAGTTTTCTTTCATTTGGTTTTGAAAGTAGTTATGAATTGTTTTTCTTTTGGAAAAAAAAGTGTCACTTGTGTAATAGCTAGCTTAATTGAAAATTGCGCACATAATCAGTAGTTACTTTACATATATGTTAGGAAGTTATCTCAGGGGGTAAAAGTTTTGTACTAATGGAGAAAAAATATTTGGACACCAATCATCATAAATCCTGTTTATTAatgatgcattttcatgtttCTGTAGGAATTTGGTTCGCAGGACAGCTATACTTACTGGGGTTTTCAAGGCGTAAACTAATATCTTCCTTGATCTCTCGGCATTGAACCAATTTTTTTGCAACTACATTTTGTTGATGTGTTATTTGTCTTTTGCCTTTGTGTTATGCTAAACTATGGGGCAAACTTAACTGTTACTAGTAAGTGGTTACTACTAACTATGCAGTAATGTAAGACTGAACCTGATAGATATTTTGATCAACCTTGGTGTAAATGTAATTCAAACTTGCAATTCTCGGCTGGTTGAAGTTTTGTTCTATATTCTTGCAGTTCTGGATGTGGACTCGAGAGAGAAAGATGCATTTAGATTTCTACTCTATTCAAGCAGCTATGGAATTATCAAAGTTGCTTTTAGATTTCTGATAATAGCTTAAGACTGAAAAATAGTAATGTTGGCTTTGTTCTACAGTACCAAGTAGTATCAGGATGTGAATTTTATCCAAACCCTCAGGTATCCATAGTAATTTTGGAATTTAACAGTTAGATAAATACAATTTATTGCGTTTAAGTTATACGATGGTGTGggttaataaaaatttagtcatgCTACATATTCATATAATTTTGTATCCAAGTTCATCCAAGCTGGTCCAATACTAAAAAAACCCAATCTCATTAAATGAAATGTAAAATACACGTGCCCCAAACCTCCCAAAACGTTAACattcattcgcgcttcattatgaaaaaacgttccttcttcttcacatATGAAACTGCTCATTCTTTttgaatctctctcaaaatcactcGAAATTCACTCACGTTCTTTGCGGAAACCATTACTGGCGAAGAATTGCCAAAAGATTTcgcaaggaagaagcaaaaacgAACTACCATAGCAACAGAGACTGACAAAGGTATGAGAAAAACTACTATTCATTTAAAATCTTGCAATCTCGCGTTTCTCCTAGTTGCATTTTATGTTTACTGGATAGAGTTGCTTCGTTTAGTAGATCGACGTATTCTGATTCCATTTTTATTGCGTAACTGGGCTTGAAATGAAATGtgttcttattttcattcagttcagtggagttgctatttttgattcacttgattgttagtatgTTCACTTGACTTCTTTTGCATGCAAAAATACTATTCTTGATGAATGAATGTTTATAACGTTTTATTCAGTACATGCATGTTGCTCGGTTCAGTGGAGTTActcattttcattcacttgattgttagtgtgttcagttgagtccttTTACATGCAGAAATGTTTTAATTGATCGTTGAATGTCTATcacattttattcagcacatggaTGGCATTCAGTTAAGTAGAGTTGgtcattttcattcacttgactATTAGTGTATTCAGTTGGgtcattttgtatgcaaaaatgaTTTTGTTGCAGATTCAATGTCTATTACGTTTTATTCAACACATGAATGGCGTTCGGTTCTGTGGGGTGGGctattttcattcacttgattgttagtgtcttCAGTTTCGTCCTTTTGCATGCATGAATgattttcttgatgattgaatgtttatcactttTCAGTGgagttgataattttttattcagcTGGTTGTTAGTGTGTTCCGATAGcttcttttgcatgcagaaatgctTTTCTAGGTGTTTCAtaatttatcatgttttattcagTGTATGGATAGCGTGCGGTTTAGTGGGGTTGGCCATTTTCATTTttcttgattgttagtgtgttcattttggtccttttgcatgcatgaatgatttttttgatgattgaatgtttatcactttTCAGTGCAGTTGATAATTTTGATTTACTTGGTTGTTAGTGTGTTCAGGTAGcttcttttgcatgcagaaatgctTTTCTAGGTGTTTCAtaatttatcatgttttattcagTGCATCAAGTGAGTTCGGTTCAGTGGGCTGGggcattttcattcacttgattaaGATATGCATGCTTGTGCTTGTCAGTGTATAGagtgaagtattgaccaaatttttttgtcCTTACACCAAAAATGAAGAAGACAATGGTGACAAAGAAGAATCCGCGCTACAACGTAAGCACATTAAATACATTTATCCGCTTTCATTCGAATAAaatctattttgtattataaatatatcgtGACATTCTATTTCGAAACCTTGTAGAAAACTCACGATTGcagatgccaaacaaaggcaatAGCAACAGTGTTAAAAAATTTGAGTCAGGAAAAGAAAGATATAGTTGAAGAAATGAGATTCGGTGCCCTGGCACATGTCCCGGAAATGAACGCCTCTCACGCCCTCATGAGAGAATTGATTGATTGCTATAATCAATACCATGGATACCTGAAAACTCTCCatggaaaaataaacataacaccTCACAAGATAGCAGCT
Encoded here:
- the LOC112750529 gene encoding SUPPRESSOR OF GAMMA RESPONSE 1 isoform X1; this encodes MAGASWLVDKSRIATKIKSASGACDPNEVIWKTNPTRICPNCHHPIDNSDKIAYYQFKRWFKGPVLLDIHVTQEWPGLPKGVKFDPSDQEIIWHLLVKAGVGNLKPHPFIDEFITTLEVDDGICYTHPQHLPGVKQDGRASHFFHRAIKAYNTGTRKRRKVHGQDDVRWHKTGRTKLITLNGVQKGCKKIMVLYTNAVRGGKSEKTNWVMHQYHLGTEEDEKEGEYVISKVFYKEDQDIPEAAESKNATVAKVDPVTPKSTTPEPPRNERQDSDLGLDLDLGQEALAFPEMDCLDEIQADCEESAKANPPVLETQENEGMDNKETNAYEGQLWWDSDSQNLLDSQQLVEALTLCEDIFHSQSSNKDDENDKNQTGLSVYAHLGPEHLKKDIEECQKLAPAGPEHQKDIEDGQNLDIDLANIERDTPPEHRLSQLEFGSQDSYTYWGFQGVN
- the LOC112750529 gene encoding SUPPRESSOR OF GAMMA RESPONSE 1 isoform X2 — its product is MAGASWLVDKSRIATKIKSASGACDPNEVIWKTNPTRICPNCHHPIDNSDVTQEWPGLPKGVKFDPSDQEIIWHLLVKAGVGNLKPHPFIDEFITTLEVDDGICYTHPQHLPGVKQDGRASHFFHRAIKAYNTGTRKRRKVHGQDDVRWHKTGRTKLITLNGVQKGCKKIMVLYTNAVRGGKSEKTNWVMHQYHLGTEEDEKEGEYVISKVFYKEDQDIPEAAESKNATVAKVDPVTPKSTTPEPPRNERQDSDLGLDLDLGQEALAFPEMDCLDEIQADCEESAKANPPVLETQENEGMDNKETNAYEGQLWWDSDSQNLLDSQQLVEALTLCEDIFHSQSSNKDDENDKNQTGLSVYAHLGPEHLKKDIEECQKLAPAGPEHQKDIEDGQNLDIDLANIERDTPPEHRLSQLEFGSQDSYTYWGFQGVN